A genomic segment from Nicotiana tabacum cultivar K326 chromosome 7, ASM71507v2, whole genome shotgun sequence encodes:
- the LOC142162273 gene encoding uncharacterized protein LOC142162273 gives MEATTNNTLLENLSHNHPLFLHSTDNFGAILISLQLTGSKNYSIWSRAMCIAILGRNKMGFIEGTCKKESYGPNMTDLWESCSAIVLSWIMNCVSKDLLSGVIYSSDACAVWRYLKERFDKVNGSIIFQLHKAIATVNQGTSSIASYYSKLRELWAEYDSLTPIPRCECPKSRDYVTFMRRQKLLQFLMGLNETYEQAREHIMMMELLPIVNKACSMLVEREIQRSIAHMTIGGDKAE, from the coding sequence ATGGAAGCAACTACAAACAACACTTTGCTTGAGAATTTGAGCCATAATCATCCTCTATTTCTGCATTCCACAGATAATTTTGGAGCGATACTGATCTCTCTGCAACTGACAGGATCTAAAAACTATTCCATATGGAGCCGAGCAATGTGTATTGCGATCCTAGGACGCAATAAGATGGGATTCATTGAAGGAACCTGTAAAAAGGAAAGTTATGGTCCAAATATGACAGATCTATGGGAGAGCTGCAGTGCTATCGTTCTATCGTGGATAATGAACTGTGTCTCGAAGGACTTATTAAGTGGAGTTATATATTCTTCAGATGCATGTGCTGTTTGGAGATATTTAAAGGAGAGATTTGACAAAGTGAATGGATCTATAATATTTCAACTGCATAAAGCAATAGCCACAGTGAATCAAGGAACTAGTTCTATTGCCAGTTACTACTCCAAATTGCGTGAACTCTGGGCTGAATATGACAGCTTAACACCAATTCCTAGATGTGAATGCCCAAAGTCAAGAGATTATGTGACTTTCATGCGGAGGCAAAAGTTGTTGCAGTTTCTCATGGGGCTAAACGAGACATATGAGCAGGCTCGTGAACATATCATGATGATGGAGCTACTTCCAATAGTGAACAAAGCTTGTTCTATGCTGGTTGAAAGAGAAATACAGAGAAGCATAGCACATATGACAATTGGTGGGGACAAAGCTGAATAA